The sequence below is a genomic window from Nicotiana tomentosiformis chromosome 6, ASM39032v3, whole genome shotgun sequence.
gcgtggctcccatggacgacaagatgcgggaagcgatgCTTAGATGGTTCGAgcacgtgcggaggagaagcATAAATGCCCCGATTAGGAGGTGTGAGACGTTAGCATTGGCAGGTACGAGGAGAGGTAGAggacgacctaagaagtattaggatgaggtgatcaggcaagacatggcgcgaCTTCAGATCTCCGAGGACATGGCTGTGGATAGGAAggggtggaggtcgagcattaggatTGTAGGTTAGGGTTGTTCCGGGGGCAGGGTTGGcctgttgttgttgttttgttgtGGGTTGTTAGTGCTTTATGTAGTTTTCTCACTATTTTCTATGGCAGTATTGCTGTTTATAGTTATTGCTTTTACATCTATTTTTCTATTTCTTACGATGCTGTTAATATTTTTTATCTTCTATTGCTGTCACTGACCTATTGTCTattgtttatttttcttcttctcgagtcgagggtctttcggaaacagcctctctatccctctgggggtaggagtaaggtctgcgtatattctaccctccccagaccccacttatgggattatactgggttgttgttgttacgATTTTGGTTTGTTGTATGTTGCTTAAAGTACACCTACTCATCTTATGATTTGTGGATGAATCTTAGGTTCTGTATGGAAATTGTATCATGTTTTGAGCAGGTTGAAAATCTTGGAATAGTCGTATTTACAAATAATGTTTTGAGCGGGTTGAAAATTTTGCGATAGTCGTATTTACAAAGAAAACTCTGCCGaaaaatttaagaatttagagagAGTGAAAATTTTGAGTTATCAAATTGGTCATTTAATTACTTTGTGATTCCATTatcttaaaaaaattatttaattatttctgatTGTCTTTTGTGGGTACAATGATTGCGGATGAAAGCAGTGATGAATACCTTACTTTAGTGTTGTTGATCGTTGTTAGACTTTCTATTATCATGTCTAAGGATATTTTAGTTTAGAACTTTTTGTATGCAAACTTATATATTTTGACTTTTGAATTGTTAATCAAAcgatgtttattttatttttgtatatggATAATGTTAGTtggatattttaattttatttcgtAGTTTATATAAGTTATGGGTGTAAAAAATTTCATTGAATAGGAAAATATTCCTCATTTTGCTTCCATAAATATCAGAAATTACAGTTGTGAATTGTTGCAATAGAGAATATAACCGTTCCAATAGACCTAgcaaataataacaacaacccatAATAACCGTTGCAATAGGGTACTGATAATTGTTCCAATATATTACAAAAACCGTTGCAATATATCATGAAACCGTTGCAATAGGCTTAAAAAATCGCTGGTATTATTATACAACAACGGTTTAAAACTGTCCCAACAGAAAATAAAAATGTTCCCATAGACAGAACAATGGTATCAGTTCCATAACCGTTACAATATCCCTATATGGAGACAGTTTGTAAAGCGTTACAAATACCCGTTCCAATAGACCTATTGTAACGTTGGATCTTGAAACGCGTCCAAATCCGTCCCAATAGCCCTACATGTACGGTTAGTGTGTCTATTGCAACGGATTTGGAAGAGTTGCCATAGTTgtaatttctagtagtgattttgtcctaaaatttgaCACTAGTTAaatatttattgttgcacttggcATCGTCATATTGATTtgcttctcctattctatatagatagatctctacattgaagttatatatttatatatatatttttttttgataatattttctttaaactatatagatatttaattattttaaattcaaattcaaaaaagagTAACTAGTTATTAACCAACCTAActaattttgtcctaaaatttgaAACTAGTTAAATATTTATTGTTACACTTTGGCATCATCATATTGATTTGCTTCTCCTATTTTATATATAGAAGATAGATACAACTCAACTTAAGATTTTATATTTGTGTTTTCTCCCATTGtaattgctatattttgtttttgAAATTCTTATTATAGTTATCTAGTCGCTATTCTATTTTGGGCATTGTTAAAGATTCTAAATATTAAATGGGAAAACATGAAAAAGCAGAATAATTGATTTAACCTTTATTAATTCGGTCATTTACTTTAAATCTAAATCGTTGTCAGACTGTCAGTATAATGTCTGGAATTGAATATTATTAGGAATTGACAACACGTATTCTTTCAGTCTTTTGCCCTAAATTATATTAATGAGTAAATTGTAGCTATTAAAATCAGGAATTGAACCTGCCAATTACATTTGCGCAATATGTAGAGTTTAATATATTTTATCAGCCAATATTCAAcctttattttttattgttattttcaATCCTTGAACATTAATGAGTGCTGGAGTCATAATGTTCTCTCTAATAATTTAAGCTTTTGGATTGGATGATCACACACTTCAACATATTGCTAGAGCAGACAAAGATTCTGGGTTTGAGTCTCACCGTCATCCaataaaaaaaagattttttacGTGATTGACTCATAAAAAGGAGTCAAGCACGTACGTGAGAGGGCgtgttgaagacataattaagtagATAAAAGTGTGGTTTGTCTAAGAACTTAAGTTTTTAGATGAGATTAACGGTAACAAAATGGATAAAAAACAGTTATCATTCCATATTATTCACTAAAAAATAGATCGAATATTTATCCGTTTTTGACCTGTCCATATTTATCTCGACTCGCCCATTTGACACTCCATAAATGAAATGGTCACACAAGTAACGAGGAATCAAAGGTCAAAGTCCAACAAGATTTGCCAAAATACTTCAACGACCACATGCTTGTCAACCAGTaattggaaaaaaaaagaagataaagttTTGTCTGTAAATTGTAATGATGCAATTTGTTTGGAAAAGTCTAAATCTTGTTGATTAAGTTCACTtgttaaaatacatctttcaagcATTAAACTCCCGTTTGCCATAGATTTTGGcttgattttttaaatttttttttaacattgttttatttatgaaatatgattatattttgggaaaaaaaatcaaaaattttcaAGTTCTCAAAAACTTGTTTAGAGCAATTTTTTGGTGAAAttttttcttccactcacaaaatttcaactttttttcaaataaaatgcatgtccaaacacaactttaactttcaaaaattattattcaacacaacttcaaaaactgtttttttcaagtttcaatcaaataTATGTCTAAACGCTAGCTAATAATTGAATTTTTAGGTAGTGAAAACAATCACTAGTTTGACGCGaggttataaaaaataaaaatatttatatatcatATAATTTGGACAAGTTTCCGTTTTGAATATCTATTGCAATAGATACAATTTTGTTTCATATTATtgtcaaatatgaagcaaaatggtTTGTCTTGAACAATCTATGTTCGACCTTTTGCAGGATGCCAtcattgttttgaaaaatatttaaaagtatttaaAGCCCAAAGTAATAAATTGAAAACTTTTTTGTTTATGTATTTTGTAGCATTGGAACTTCTTCTTCGGGGCTTAACACTGTGAATTGTTATATTTCACAACTTAAAGTAATCTATTTTCAAAAATATAATCTTGCATTGCTCAAGCTATGGTTAAATGAGTTGTTCCGGTTCAAAACATAGCTCACAGTATCCCTTAAAAGTTACTATTCTATGAGTGTGTTTGATAcgacggaaaatatttttctatttttactgtttggttgcacaaaatagtttaaaaaatatttttttagataTCAGATTTTCCTAAAATTTGAGGAAAATGACTTCTCtaaaaaaagttagaaaaatttcaaaaattccACCTATCCTCACATCTAAGTTCTAATCCCAACCCCCTCCAACTttaattatttgttatttttcattttttgcccccccccccccccccagtattttatttttttgtattttatattttGCAGTTTCTGcaccaccccaccccaccccacccacacaattttttttctttttatattttcagTTCCGgacttttttatttttcagtttacatgttcgaaattttacaagttccaaAGTTATTAGTTCAGATGTTTATGTGTTTCGAAATTtgcgggtttagaaattatagagtTTACGGGTTTGAAAGTTTAGtggttcagaagtttatgaaatttgtgtgTTCGGAAGGTTGTTGATTCGAAAGTTTATGGCTTCATGtgtattgtatctaaattatttatgactactcttgagaagttattttccttaatttgcgtatCAAACACCGGAAAACGTATAAGATTACtacttatttttcaagaaaatattttcttgtcaaatattttttacgaaaaatattttccattatACCAATGGTTATTGGTTCTTCGAGTTTATGCACCACCCCCTCCCGCCCCTCCCCTCCCCGAAAAAAGGTTATTTGGTTTGAAAGTTTATaacttcatgtttattgtatctaaattttTACGAATTCTCTTgagttatttttcttaatttgcgtaccaaataccaaaaaataaataaaattactacttatttttcaaaaaaatatttttttggaaaacATCACCTAAAACATTTTCCGTTGTACCAAATACACCATTAATTACATAATTTCACCCCTTGGGAAAAAAAAAATCCCTTAAAATAGACAGCTGAAACACAAAAAGTTTTGACACTTCTTCATCAACGCCAGGTAACCCTTCTTCAATTCTCTCTCTTCTTTGGCTTCTTCCATTTACATACATCCCTTTTAGCCCTTTTTTGTATACGTAATCCAGTATTAAGTCTAttctttgtttttcaaatgtAACTAGACTTACATATAAAGCTTTAAAAGGTGCAGTAGCTATCAAAGACCATGTGGGGTTTAAGCTATTTGCAAAATCTGTGGCCTTTTTCTGTAATAAAACCTGATGACTTGAGAATTTCTGATGGGTTAGTTAGGAAATTATCAGTACCCGAAAACACAAAGCAGTTTGTTTACGCGATTCGTGAACCCGAATCACAGGCTGTAATATACGTATTGTGTGTTCAGAATTTATCTGAACGATCTGCTGTAGATGCCCAGTGTTTAATTAGAGAAGTTAAGCCTGAGGCTGTAGTTGTCCAAGTGGGTAATTCAGTAGATGGTGATCAAAAAGAGGAACTTTTGTTGAGtaatagtggaaattttgaggaggaggaggaggattcGGTACCAACTTCGTCGGTTGAGGTGTTGAAGAGGTGTTTTGTGCATAAAATTAATAAGGAGAAGTATGAGAATGTTGCGGGGCGGGTTGTTTTGAGGGAGATATTTGGTGTTGGGTTTGATGGGCATTTGTCTGCTGCTAAGAAAGCAGCTGAAGAAGTTGGTTCGTCTTTCTTGTTGCTCGAGTCACCTTTTGTTAAATGCAGCACGTCTAATGAGTGTTCTAGTGTGGGGGATGAGGGGTACGAGAATAGGTTTGGAGTGTTTGGTTTAGAGGCTGGTAATAGTCTGGTTCCTCTAAGAACGGGGTTATTGGTGTCAGCAAATTCGCGTGCATTTTGTGTTACGAGTGATGTTCAGTCTCAGATGGTAAAGTTGTTGTCGTCGCATTTGGTCAATTCAGGTTCCTTGCAAAAGATGGGGTCTGAGGATGTTCCGCTGCAGTTGAATTATCAAGTACCACAGTTTGCACAGACTGTTTATCCATTGCTCTCTGATCTACATGATATTTTTGTTGATATTCCCTCAATAGGAAGAGCTCTAGCTTGTGCTCAGAAGATGTTTAATGATGTTTGCAATGGAAATGCTGTTGATTCAAATATCCTTTTTGAGGTTTATGTCTTCAAGATTGCCGTCGAAGGATTGAGAATAGCTTTGAATAATGCTGGTCGGCTGCCTCTTAGTAAAATGGGATATCATACAACTGAATTTTCTGAGCTTTCTGTTGAGGACAAGTCGCACGCCCTTCTTGCACAGGCCCTCCGAAGCCAGGCCGAGAAGTTCAAATCAATAGTTGCAGTAGTAGATGCCAGTGGCTTAGCTGGACTAAGGAAGCACTGGAAAATTAATATACCTGAAGAAGTTAAGGACATTGTTGAGCAGCTGGTCACTGACTCTGAGAGCGATGGggacaactcgagccgaagtGACAGAAAAGGGTTACTAGCTGTTAAGCCAGTGGTAGCTGTTGGGGCTGGGGCCACAGCAGTTTTAGGAGCTTCTTCGTTTTCTAAAGTTGTTCCTGCATCTACGATAGTGAAGGTTGTTACCTTCAAAGTCCCTGCTTCTCTAAAACTCATCATGACTCAAACTCAAAAGGCCCTTGCTCTTGCATTTGGGAAGTCAAACGTAGTAGCACCTGGAATGGCAAGTTCTGGTGTCAAATCATCTGTCCTTAAGGCAACTGCTTCAGCAGAGAAAATCCGTGCCGTGGCTCACGGAGTTATAGCCTCTGCAGAGAAAACTAGCCTCTCAGCCATGAGAACGGCATTCTATGAAATTATGAGGAAACGCCGAGTCCGGCCAGTTGGATTTCTGCCTTGGACTACCTTTGGATGCAGTATAGCCACTTGTGCAACCTTGCTTGTTTATGGAGATGGAATAGAATGTGCTGCTGAATCTCTTCCATCAGCTCCTTCAATTGCCAGTTTGGGTCGTGGAATCCAAAGCTTACATCAAGCTTCTGAGGCAGTGAGACAAACAGAAAACTCCAGGATACAAAAGTCAATAGAGTCTCTTGTGTACAGATTTAAGAAGATAAGTATCTCATAAAGTGTTCAATTAATAAAATGGTTGAAGTTTGGAGGAATTTTCAACATGTTGATTGTAGTACTTGGATTTCTATCAAAAGCTAGTCTAACAACTTTTATATTGCGATCAAATCTAACAAATTCTGTAACATTATTAATGCATTAATTTGTATCTATTATGACTTCTGAAATCATTAGTTGATGCACTATTAAGTTCCTTTTTTCTTGTTCTAAATTCGAATTTCTGCCTATCTTTTACTAATACTTAATTAAGTAGAATATTTTTTACGAAGTAATTCTTTACTGTATCATCTATCAGAAAGCTTTTAAAATCTCTAAGGAATTTTATAACCAAGTTTTCAAGGTGAGGCCTCTGTTAAAGGGTACTTAGGATCCAAAATGATTGCACAAAGCTATCGCGTTAAGTTTGTTGGGAAATTTGTGAGCTGAGCTAGACTCTCTGCTGTCATTCTTCTGTTATGAAGGGCGCTGAGTGTGGACTCGGGCAAGAACCAAAGTGAACGAACGAAACGACTGTGGATAACAATAAAATAAGAATGAAACAACAGTGGAGGACAAAACAATGGATTGAAGACCAAGGGATTTATAAAAATCACAACAGTTCATAAAGCCTAAAGTCTGATAGAAAAAGGATCCCTAAATAAGGACATAAATCTATGGAAGACATTCTACACCTGGCTCTGGTTCCATTAATCCCTCCAGCTAAGAGGAAGTTTGTCCCTTTAGTTTTTTCCATGATTAATTGGATGGCTATTGGCCTGTCAAACTTGTccaatttttcttttctgtttcaGCGAAAGCAAAACTTCTGGAATCTTATAGGTTTTCAATGTTAATAATGAAGCCATACACTTTGAAGTTGGAGAAAATACCAGCTTCTCAGTAAGGTTGTCATGGCATACTACATCTATCGCGTGAACCTCCACAGCCTTCTTCCTTTGTAAATTCTTACTGAGGTTCACACTCTCAGTCTCAGATCACAGATCATGAGTATATTTATCTTTAGGTGGATGGAAACACTAGAAACACATAATCTGGAGAAGTGCTggaaatgcaccaatggtcttcCATGGACTATCTTGTGGGATCATTGAAACAATTTTACAGCTTGGAGTCTTGCCTTGGATAACTATAGAGAATTTTGTCTCCTGATACGCCAAATGTAATGACCTAAAGCGAGATCCTGACATCATTGACTGCTGAAGCCCATTCCCGGGGATTGAATAACCTTTTGGAATATTCTAGCTGTTTCATACATAAAGTTTCACTTTTACTGAAGAACAGGTTAACAAAATTTTCTCCTCCAGCATTATAATATATAGAAAATCTAGCAAAGGCATATTTTCATAATCCTGGAACGACTTCATTAAGCTGCTTCCTCATGGCTGGAAAACTCAATCTAAGAGCTGGTGATTGGTTTCTGCTCTTTATCAAGGAAAGTTATGTGCCGTTTTGACCAAAGGTAAATCTACGTTGCATGGATTAAAGGCCAAATTGCTTTTAGCTCCTGGTAAGTGTCTTGATACATTACTTGTCAAACAGTTATTGCTGTCGTCATTGTCGTTTTTAATTGTATTATtcttgttgaagaagtttgatcacttcttatttttccttTAATTAGTTTGCCAACTTGTAGGAGAGACATTGACTGCCTAATGCAATTCATGTAACAGTGGCAGTTGGGCATTTAACTTGAACTAATAGACCTTCTTAGTAATTTCTGTTCATGAAGTCTGTCTATTTCTTCAGAAAGTATCATTTATTACCGTCTATTTCTTCAGAAAATATCATTATTACCTGTTACTATCATTAATTCGCGGCAAGAAATTTGGTAATGAGGCCTATCAGAGTTTCAATGCTGGAAAACTACACATTTGACTTATGAACATCATTATGTTTTCTTCTCTGGGAGAACAATGGTAGTATCTGGGCCAACTTGCAAGGATATGGGTAACTTGGCTCACCAAAGCTTAggtagatgggaagaaatcacaaAGCTTTTTTCCCTTCTCTTTCTTGTACTGATATTCAAATCCTGTTATCAATGTTCTTCATTCAGTTTCATGGACCGATGAACTATATCCTTGGGTTGTATTATTTTGAAAAGTTTATGGTTGTCAATtgtgatgatttaattgttcatACTAGTGGTGCTTGCTGCTTGTCCGTTTTAAGACGCCTTAAATTCTTTAAGGTGTCAGCAGCAAACAAGTATAAATATCTTAGGCATCACAAAATGAAAAATGATTTGCAAAAAAGTTTATATGCTGATTGATTTACCTATGGATTAGGAACATTTTGGCTGTGCTGACGGACTCTGAAATCTTTTTTATCTGCATCTGTAAAGTGGCCTTTCTGCAAATTATAATGGAGGTGTAATTTCTAGTTTAAAGTGTTAAGAGAGTTCATCAATCTGTTGTCGATTTGCATTAGAATTGATGCCACATGATGTATACAGTTCTTTCCTTTATTGTGCATCAGTATTA
It includes:
- the LOC104088920 gene encoding uncharacterized protein, which gives rise to MWGLSYLQNLWPFSVIKPDDLRISDGLVRKLSVPENTKQFVYAIREPESQAVIYVLCVQNLSERSAVDAQCLIREVKPEAVVVQVGNSVDGDQKEELLLSNSGNFEEEEEDSVPTSSVEVLKRCFVHKINKEKYENVAGRVVLREIFGVGFDGHLSAAKKAAEEVGSSFLLLESPFVKCSTSNECSSVGDEGYENRFGVFGLEAGNSLVPLRTGLLVSANSRAFCVTSDVQSQMVKLLSSHLVNSGSLQKMGSEDVPLQLNYQVPQFAQTVYPLLSDLHDIFVDIPSIGRALACAQKMFNDVCNGNAVDSNILFEVYVFKIAVEGLRIALNNAGRLPLSKMGYHTTEFSELSVEDKSHALLAQALRSQAEKFKSIVAVVDASGLAGLRKHWKINIPEEVKDIVEQLVTDSESDGDNSSRSDRKGLLAVKPVVAVGAGATAVLGASSFSKVVPASTIVKVVTFKVPASLKLIMTQTQKALALAFGKSNVVAPGMASSGVKSSVLKATASAEKIRAVAHGVIASAEKTSLSAMRTAFYEIMRKRRVRPVGFLPWTTFGCSIATCATLLVYGDGIECAAESLPSAPSIASLGRGIQSLHQASEAVRQTENSRIQKSIESLVYRFKKISIS